The following are from one region of the Paenalkalicoccus suaedae genome:
- a CDS encoding sugar-binding transcriptional regulator has product MTKDKLSRVVKVAKMYYQLDYSQQTIAKELGISRPSVSRLLHAAKEKGIVKITIVDPDEGVAELADVIKARFGLKECIIADAPVNENQVIKEELGRKAAEYLHGIVKDGDIIGTTWGTTLYEVARHMQPKSIHNVTVTQLNGGVSYSETNTYAAEILHFLGNAFHTSPYFLPLPAVVDHLVVKQAIVSDRHIRHVLELGKKATIALLTVGERHEDSALVKANYYTEEDKHVLKSRQAVGDICSRMITIDGDICDADINDRTIGIELESLRDIDHSILVVGGLTKVEGILGALHGGYANVLIIDQYAAQALADMGAN; this is encoded by the coding sequence ATGACAAAGGACAAGCTCTCGCGCGTTGTTAAAGTCGCAAAAATGTACTACCAGTTAGATTATAGCCAGCAAACGATCGCCAAGGAACTAGGCATATCACGACCATCAGTGTCGCGGCTGTTACATGCGGCAAAGGAGAAGGGGATCGTAAAGATAACGATCGTTGATCCAGATGAAGGAGTGGCGGAGCTCGCCGATGTCATCAAAGCTCGATTCGGACTGAAGGAATGCATTATCGCAGATGCGCCGGTCAACGAGAACCAGGTGATTAAGGAAGAGCTAGGCCGCAAAGCTGCGGAGTACTTACATGGAATCGTGAAGGATGGCGATATCATCGGGACGACGTGGGGGACAACGCTTTACGAAGTGGCTCGACACATGCAACCGAAAAGCATCCACAACGTCACGGTAACGCAGCTCAATGGAGGCGTCAGCTACTCGGAGACAAACACGTACGCAGCCGAAATTCTTCATTTTCTCGGCAATGCCTTTCATACATCGCCATACTTTTTACCACTACCAGCCGTAGTCGATCATCTCGTCGTGAAGCAGGCAATCGTTTCTGACCGACACATCCGGCACGTGCTCGAGCTAGGCAAAAAGGCAACAATCGCGCTCCTAACCGTAGGCGAACGCCACGAGGATTCTGCACTGGTTAAGGCAAATTATTATACCGAAGAAGATAAACATGTGCTCAAAAGTCGTCAGGCAGTCGGAGACATTTGCTCGCGCATGATCACAATCGACGGAGACATTTGCGATGCCGATATTAACGACCGCACGATCGGAATCGAGCTCGAGTCCCTGCGCGATATCGATCACAGCATCCTCGTTGTCGGCGGCTTAACCAAAGTCGAGGGCATTCTAGGCGCCCTGCACGGAGGCTATGCCAACGTGCTCATCATCGACCAATACGCCGCCCAAGCACTAGCAGATATGGGAGCTAATTAG
- a CDS encoding NPCBM/NEW2 domain-containing protein has protein sequence MDQLPILSGSLNWETNVQPFQINGEDVTPLLNMFRYDNQNKASVTYELGSNYITLSGSIGVPDDIDDGEVTVTITMDDGEAVSDANTLGSSNRGPNSFEMMVQGVDEMTITIDVGDELSSVILWDFIVTEKK, from the coding sequence GTGGATCAATTGCCTATCCTCTCTGGCTCCTTAAATTGGGAAACAAATGTGCAACCGTTTCAAATCAACGGGGAAGATGTGACCCCTCTATTAAATATGTTCCGTTATGATAACCAAAACAAAGCGAGTGTAACCTATGAGTTAGGTAGCAACTATATAACCCTTTCAGGGTCGATTGGTGTACCTGACGACATAGATGATGGAGAAGTGACGGTCACAATTACCATGGATGATGGGGAGGCTGTATCTGATGCAAACACACTTGGTTCTAGTAACCGAGGTCCAAACTCTTTCGAGATGATGGTGCAAGGCGTCGATGAGATGACGATCACAATTGACGTTGGAGACGAACTTTCATCCGTAATTCTTTGGGATTTCATCGTTACAGAAAAGAAGTAA
- a CDS encoding SEC-C domain-containing protein: MATLKRNDPCPCGSGKKYKKCCLKKLEVKSKFDLKDTRDFNELIPKIFDFSKQYDETIKPAYEEKTDVFERLPVADARAFSQLYFHWILFNRPVEQNGETVLARFLQENRKEYSAPFQEFLAAWDDLAPRIFYVPHSDAEYLALRDELSGKAQTIEKTPVSQAIESGQYLVGYLYATPAGPALGNDAISLPPKLAEAFIAEWHALTAESDDTQSFLTDYFGHALHLLSLLVMNGTELERAEHDEAILALVREKQEQAFLPLALQWRSFVAKKRPRVQKPEAYAAALEYWAGKHLDDSLAQSQKALAEKYAVSSSTISAKYKQLVEV, encoded by the coding sequence GTGGCAACGTTAAAACGAAACGACCCGTGCCCATGTGGTAGCGGAAAGAAATATAAGAAGTGTTGTTTAAAGAAATTAGAAGTAAAATCAAAGTTTGATTTAAAGGATACTCGAGACTTTAATGAGCTCATTCCTAAAATATTTGATTTTAGTAAGCAGTATGATGAAACGATTAAACCTGCCTATGAGGAGAAAACAGATGTCTTTGAACGGTTACCTGTCGCAGATGCGAGGGCGTTCTCTCAGCTGTACTTCCACTGGATTTTATTTAATCGCCCCGTTGAGCAAAATGGGGAGACAGTTCTAGCGAGGTTTCTCCAAGAAAATCGTAAGGAATATTCGGCGCCATTCCAAGAATTTTTGGCGGCGTGGGATGATCTTGCGCCACGTATTTTTTACGTGCCGCATTCGGATGCGGAGTATTTAGCGCTTCGCGATGAGTTGTCAGGTAAGGCGCAGACGATCGAGAAGACGCCTGTGTCGCAGGCGATTGAGTCTGGGCAGTATTTGGTGGGTTATTTGTATGCTACGCCAGCTGGTCCTGCGCTTGGTAATGATGCGATTTCGCTTCCTCCTAAGCTTGCGGAGGCGTTTATTGCGGAGTGGCATGCGTTGACGGCGGAGTCCGATGATACGCAGTCGTTCTTGACGGACTATTTTGGTCACGCGCTTCATTTACTGAGTCTATTAGTGATGAATGGCACGGAGCTTGAGCGTGCGGAGCATGACGAGGCAATTTTGGCGCTTGTGCGTGAGAAGCAGGAGCAGGCATTCTTGCCGCTTGCGTTGCAGTGGCGCTCGTTTGTCGCTAAGAAGCGTCCGCGTGTGCAAAAGCCGGAGGCCTATGCCGCAGCTCTTGAGTATTGGGCTGGCAAGCACTTAGATGATAGTCTAGCGCAGTCTCAAAAAGCGTTGGCTGAAAAGTACGCAGTATCGTCGAGCACGATTTCAGCGAAGTACAAGCAGTTGGTTGAGGTTTGA
- a CDS encoding alpha/beta fold hydrolase: MKAQLISSEIYYRFTQVLHGGATVILDAGYGDSSQTWDSIVHSVQKLASVFIYDRAGTGKSSKSINPRTSLFIVKELKELIEKASVPPPYILVGHSFGGINMRVFASTNPDTVVGLLLLDTPPTTYKENFLPTMPSSFQKAYTEQFTSEGNYEEYHSSLQLAHHSPIRESIETFILAAGNKNLYTTASQQLWNKLQMEEADFFTNCTFFIVENSSHYVHHDQPDHVINAIKGLIEKKRET, from the coding sequence ATGAAAGCACAATTAATATCGTCCGAAATATATTATAGATTTACCCAAGTTTTACATGGGGGAGCGACAGTTATTTTAGATGCTGGATATGGAGATTCTTCTCAAACGTGGGATTCCATTGTTCATAGCGTACAGAAGCTAGCGTCCGTTTTTATATATGATCGAGCAGGAACAGGAAAAAGCAGCAAAAGTATCAATCCGAGAACTTCTTTATTCATCGTTAAAGAATTAAAAGAACTCATAGAGAAAGCATCTGTGCCTCCTCCATATATATTGGTCGGTCACTCTTTCGGAGGAATTAATATGAGGGTATTTGCATCGACTAACCCTGATACTGTTGTGGGTTTACTACTCCTTGATACTCCTCCCACAACATATAAGGAGAACTTTTTACCTACCATGCCATCCTCATTTCAAAAGGCTTATACTGAACAATTTACTAGCGAGGGGAATTACGAGGAATATCACTCAAGTTTACAGCTGGCGCATCACTCTCCCATAAGGGAATCAATTGAAACGTTCATACTTGCGGCAGGTAATAAAAATCTTTATACTACCGCTTCACAGCAATTGTGGAACAAGTTACAAATGGAGGAAGCCGATTTCTTTACTAATTGCACATTCTTCATCGTTGAAAACAGCTCACACTACGTTCACCATGATCAACCTGATCACGTTATTAATGCGATTAAAGGACTAATAGAAAAGAAGAGAGAAACGTAA
- a CDS encoding VanZ family protein: MLYFLYIGFGRTISTGLGTGGFSLIPDGIPLSLPTNGVTWYWFYNTANFATFIPFGLVLPLLVNVRFPILIGVFLVTITILELGQWATGLGIFDTSDILTNALGVSVGYVAQAIGRGKHPITTATIVRLIGTVTALTIATIVLFHVVNRAYDAVTRVELGDEI; encoded by the coding sequence ATGCTGTACTTTTTATATATTGGATTTGGGCGCACCATTTCTACAGGCTTAGGGACAGGCGGATTTAGTCTTATACCCGACGGTATCCCGTTATCCTTGCCGACAAATGGAGTAACGTGGTATTGGTTTTATAACACGGCAAACTTTGCGACGTTTATACCGTTTGGATTAGTACTTCCATTGCTTGTTAACGTTCGTTTTCCTATACTGATCGGTGTTTTTTTAGTCACAATTACCATACTTGAGCTTGGGCAATGGGCTACTGGACTAGGTATTTTTGATACATCGGATATTTTGACCAATGCCCTCGGAGTATCAGTTGGTTACGTGGCACAGGCTATAGGTCGAGGCAAACATCCTATCACTACAGCTACTATTGTAAGACTAATAGGCACTGTGACTGCGCTGACTATCGCAACAATTGTTTTGTTTCACGTGGTGAATAGGGCATACGATGCGGTTACGCGCGTCGAGCTGGGAGATGAGATTTGA
- a CDS encoding FMN-binding negative transcriptional regulator, with the protein MYIPTYYKVTDEKTMYEIIQENSFATLFSQSDKIPHATHLPLLLNYEKTHLYGHFARPNPQWQEIMDQTVLAVFHGPPCYISPSWYETNQTVPTWNYVTAHVYGKVKLVHDEQELRDSLSQLVEYYESPDSGYTLNDMEEKFVAGLSKGVQGFRMTITKIEAKAKLSQNHSEERRELVVKELEKVPHTNEQQIASLMKKYLNKEMDPK; encoded by the coding sequence ATGTACATTCCCACTTATTACAAGGTTACCGACGAAAAAACAATGTATGAAATTATACAAGAAAATAGCTTCGCGACTCTGTTTTCTCAAAGCGATAAGATACCTCACGCCACGCATTTGCCACTGCTACTAAACTACGAAAAGACGCATTTATACGGGCATTTTGCGCGTCCGAATCCGCAGTGGCAAGAAATCATGGATCAGACGGTGCTCGCGGTGTTTCATGGACCGCCCTGCTACATCTCACCATCTTGGTATGAGACGAATCAGACGGTGCCGACGTGGAATTACGTGACGGCGCACGTGTATGGCAAGGTTAAACTCGTCCATGATGAGCAGGAGCTACGTGATTCGCTAAGTCAGCTGGTGGAGTACTATGAGTCACCGGACAGTGGCTATACGTTAAATGATATGGAGGAGAAATTTGTGGCTGGGTTGAGTAAAGGCGTGCAGGGCTTTCGGATGACTATTACGAAGATCGAGGCAAAGGCGAAGCTGAGTCAAAATCATTCCGAGGAGCGGCGAGAGTTAGTTGTGAAGGAATTAGAGAAGGTTCCACATACGAATGAGCAGCAAATTGCATCACTGATGAAAAAGTATCTTAACAAAGAAATGGATCCTAAGTAA
- a CDS encoding S-layer homology domain-containing protein — protein sequence MNGWKRQGKKIVTVLVVLAVVITSMNTAYANGSVYANNVSIQAVQFSDINGHFAEKQIEDWNKKGLIIGFPNGTFQPNQAITRAEFMSLANRAFNYTTKADISYQDVSKNMWFYDTVAVASAAGYMQGYTDNTIKPQQAITRQEAAKVIAVIKNLPEKEQSASSFQDSSSIPTWSKGFIGAVAASNMMNGYPDGSFKPQRNMTRAEAVITFSNALDIDASKPSKPTGTTYNLNVDAPAVEAPLPVVQNGGNAGDSILKNIAATNPFIKILDGFEQVWSLNQPEWRDATALTVPGANGEVANYGDGPTVYFDGYKNDKNAVVADKKTYASEEIRNKATWEANIKYVEEVTQNRTDEEALAAYYDDQRDKIYSMIDGFGPLANTYVDIVEPTTSVVRSVDEMNNVLEEATVEDQSQGIGSNWDEKELADMVGLVDLFRFRIPASSNPAKYFFSSPRPYRMNSNGEVVEVVDENGLAVWETIGSGESSREPLASGGSKQSGERHFQQYETNVEVIPALKYVGRIAEDGRGKDGAFPSGHTSASYLSAFGFAMATPERYAEFLTRAAQMGENRVVTGMHSPLDIVGGRIQSTAMIAYALNQDENKEKFEKAYENAGEVFGALAEENGMSLYDFAHTVTEDYMFESAYDETKWEDHDENKAFYREKLTYGLPQTGEKGLDPEVPEGAEVLLETRQPYLNDEQRREVLYTTSIDSGYPVIDESNGWGRIDLVTAADGYGALLSNVTVDMDASKGRFNSQDWWRNNISGSGMLTKKGTGTLTLTGDNTYEGGTVLQAGVLEATSKTAFGKGDFYLENGTVLVNTYGALRIAGNFTMEDGDVSLKVNNGSSQMNVDETVYIDGGDLTLDLSEVDIKDSATMTLMTAGTVIGQFDNVMAEGFEVSLSYEKDRITARVTAK from the coding sequence ATGAACGGGTGGAAAAGACAAGGGAAAAAAATCGTTACAGTATTAGTTGTACTTGCTGTTGTAATCACGTCGATGAACACAGCGTATGCTAACGGGTCGGTGTATGCAAACAATGTAAGCATTCAAGCAGTTCAGTTTTCAGATATTAACGGACATTTTGCTGAAAAGCAAATTGAAGATTGGAATAAAAAAGGATTAATCATAGGTTTCCCAAATGGGACATTCCAACCTAACCAAGCTATTACGCGAGCAGAGTTTATGAGTCTTGCTAATAGAGCATTTAATTATACGACTAAAGCTGATATTAGCTATCAAGATGTTTCAAAAAATATGTGGTTTTACGATACTGTTGCAGTAGCTAGCGCAGCGGGTTATATGCAAGGGTATACGGATAATACGATAAAGCCTCAACAAGCTATTACTCGTCAGGAAGCAGCAAAGGTGATAGCTGTCATAAAGAATCTACCAGAGAAGGAGCAGTCTGCTAGCTCTTTTCAAGATTCATCCTCTATTCCTACTTGGAGCAAAGGCTTTATAGGCGCAGTTGCAGCAAGTAACATGATGAATGGATATCCAGATGGAAGCTTTAAACCTCAACGAAATATGACGCGCGCAGAAGCCGTTATTACGTTTAGTAATGCTTTAGACATTGATGCTTCAAAGCCATCAAAACCAACAGGAACTACATACAACTTAAATGTTGATGCTCCGGCGGTAGAAGCTCCGCTACCTGTCGTGCAAAATGGTGGGAATGCTGGGGATAGTATCTTAAAAAATATTGCCGCAACCAATCCGTTTATTAAGATTTTAGATGGTTTTGAGCAGGTCTGGTCTTTAAACCAGCCAGAGTGGAGAGACGCTACAGCATTAACGGTTCCGGGTGCAAATGGAGAAGTAGCGAACTATGGAGACGGACCTACTGTTTATTTTGACGGATACAAAAATGATAAGAATGCAGTAGTTGCAGATAAAAAGACGTATGCTAGTGAAGAAATTAGAAATAAAGCAACGTGGGAAGCGAACATTAAATATGTGGAGGAAGTCACTCAAAATCGCACAGATGAAGAGGCTTTGGCGGCATATTATGATGATCAACGAGACAAAATTTACAGTATGATCGATGGTTTTGGACCTTTGGCGAATACGTATGTAGATATTGTTGAACCAACTACAAGTGTAGTGAGATCAGTCGATGAAATGAATAATGTGTTAGAAGAGGCGACTGTAGAGGATCAAAGTCAAGGAATTGGATCTAACTGGGACGAAAAGGAATTGGCAGATATGGTAGGTTTAGTTGATTTATTTAGATTTAGAATACCTGCTTCCTCCAACCCAGCTAAATATTTCTTCTCCTCTCCACGACCATATCGTATGAATTCGAATGGAGAAGTAGTAGAAGTAGTTGATGAGAATGGATTAGCTGTGTGGGAAACAATCGGAAGTGGGGAGTCATCACGCGAACCGCTTGCATCCGGTGGCTCAAAGCAATCAGGAGAGCGACACTTCCAACAATATGAAACAAATGTAGAAGTTATCCCTGCATTAAAGTATGTAGGTAGAATAGCAGAAGATGGACGAGGAAAAGATGGTGCCTTCCCAAGTGGTCACACTAGTGCATCTTATTTATCAGCGTTCGGATTTGCAATGGCAACTCCTGAAAGATATGCAGAATTTTTAACAAGAGCTGCTCAAATGGGAGAGAATAGAGTCGTAACCGGCATGCATTCTCCGCTTGACATTGTAGGAGGAAGAATTCAATCTACGGCAATGATTGCTTACGCGTTAAATCAGGATGAGAACAAAGAGAAGTTTGAGAAAGCATATGAAAATGCTGGTGAGGTATTCGGAGCGCTAGCAGAAGAAAATGGCATGAGCTTATATGATTTTGCCCATACAGTAACAGAGGATTATATGTTCGAAAGTGCGTATGATGAGACGAAATGGGAAGATCACGATGAAAATAAAGCGTTCTATAGAGAGAAACTCACCTATGGACTTCCACAAACTGGAGAAAAAGGTTTAGACCCTGAAGTGCCAGAAGGAGCAGAGGTTTTACTTGAAACTCGTCAACCATATTTAAATGACGAGCAACGCAGAGAAGTATTATATACAACTTCCATTGATTCTGGTTATCCAGTAATAGACGAATCTAATGGTTGGGGGAGAATAGATTTAGTAACAGCTGCTGATGGCTATGGAGCGTTGTTAAGTAATGTAACGGTTGATATGGATGCTTCTAAAGGACGTTTCAATTCCCAAGACTGGTGGAGAAATAATATCAGTGGAAGTGGAATGCTGACGAAAAAAGGGACAGGTACACTTACATTAACTGGAGATAACACCTACGAAGGTGGAACCGTCCTTCAAGCAGGAGTGTTAGAGGCCACATCTAAGACTGCTTTTGGTAAAGGTGATTTTTATTTAGAAAATGGAACAGTCTTAGTCAATACTTACGGAGCTTTACGTATTGCTGGCAACTTTACTATGGAAGATGGAGACGTATCTCTAAAAGTGAATAATGGTAGCAGTCAAATGAATGTAGATGAAACAGTCTATATTGACGGAGGAGATCTAACGTTAGACCTCTCGGAAGTTGACATCAAGGATTCTGCTACTATGACGCTAATGACGGCTGGAACAGTAATCGGACAATTTGATAACGTCATGGCTGAAGGCTTTGAAGTTAGCCTTTCCTACGAGAAAGATCGAATTACTGCACGTGTAACAGCTAAATAA
- a CDS encoding DUF5412 family protein, with translation MFIALLSGISAIMLFGAFGVRFAVTRRFPRRILIATLSSLLIMICSYWYFEYMFTFDSISRGNMEEVTWPIVSPDETYVAIAYTESLGGAAGAVSVVVEVTNSSAEETSVIYYALANSRVSLDWVGDHVLQVTNEDYYDKGVNRSVTLDVRGDIYDERGRACKSYVMKGSFDMCYQHKRDAN, from the coding sequence ATGTTTATAGCTCTTTTATCTGGAATTAGTGCGATTATGTTGTTCGGAGCCTTCGGCGTTCGCTTTGCTGTTACTCGTCGTTTTCCTAGGCGCATTCTTATTGCGACGCTTAGCTCTTTGTTAATCATGATTTGTTCTTATTGGTATTTTGAGTACATGTTTACCTTTGATTCTATCAGCCGTGGAAATATGGAGGAGGTTACTTGGCCGATTGTTTCTCCAGATGAAACGTATGTAGCCATTGCATACACGGAATCCCTAGGCGGAGCAGCTGGTGCAGTCAGCGTTGTTGTTGAAGTGACAAATTCGTCCGCGGAGGAGACGTCTGTGATATACTACGCGCTCGCTAACTCTCGTGTATCGTTAGATTGGGTCGGTGACCACGTACTTCAAGTGACGAATGAGGATTATTATGACAAAGGCGTCAATAGGAGTGTCACGCTTGATGTTCGGGGTGATATTTACGACGAGCGCGGGCGAGCATGCAAAAGCTATGTAATGAAAGGTAGCTTTGACATGTGCTATCAACACAAAAGAGACGCCAATTAG
- the rlmD gene encoding 23S rRNA (uracil(1939)-C(5))-methyltransferase RlmD, with protein MSKPPVTKNDTVSVTFNDVTHDGAGVAKINGYPLFVKNGLPGEEAEVKVVLTKKNYGFGRIIKLTKESPSRVEPPCPIFSRCGGCQLQHISYTGQLELKQKQVRDVLERIGGISDVPVYETIGMDDPWRYRNKSQVPFGEQNRQIVAGFYAERSHEIVDMEECLIQHEDSDKAVRLVKELCETYGIRAYDDKSHKGTLRHVVIRHARETDELMIVLITKDKALPNKKNLVNALVEAFPNVKSVVHNVNPKRTNVIFGDTFTTLWGENEITDYIGDVKFAISARSFYQVNPVQTKVLYDKALEYANLTGKETVIDAYCGIGTISLFLAQQAKQVYGVEIVPEAIEDAKRNAKLNHIENADFFVGEAEKVMPWWQAQGIQPDVIVVDPPRKGCEESLLDTMVTMKPERIIYVSCNPATLARDVKHLVANGYELKQVQPVDMFPHTGHVECVALVKLK; from the coding sequence ATGAGCAAACCACCAGTAACAAAAAATGATACCGTAAGCGTCACATTTAACGACGTTACCCACGATGGCGCGGGCGTTGCAAAGATTAATGGCTACCCGCTATTTGTTAAAAACGGCCTGCCAGGTGAAGAGGCAGAAGTGAAAGTAGTCCTTACGAAAAAAAATTACGGCTTCGGTCGTATTATAAAGCTAACGAAGGAAAGTCCATCCAGAGTGGAGCCACCTTGCCCTATATTTTCTCGCTGTGGAGGCTGTCAATTACAGCACATTAGCTACACGGGACAGCTTGAGTTAAAGCAAAAGCAGGTGAGAGACGTGCTTGAGCGCATCGGTGGGATCTCGGATGTGCCGGTGTATGAGACGATCGGCATGGACGATCCTTGGCGCTACCGCAATAAATCACAGGTACCATTCGGCGAGCAAAACCGTCAGATTGTTGCAGGCTTTTATGCTGAACGCAGTCACGAGATCGTGGACATGGAGGAGTGCCTGATTCAGCACGAGGATAGTGATAAAGCGGTGCGGCTCGTGAAGGAGCTTTGCGAGACGTATGGCATCCGCGCCTATGACGATAAATCTCACAAAGGCACGCTGCGCCACGTCGTGATCCGTCACGCGCGCGAGACGGATGAGCTCATGATTGTGCTGATCACGAAGGACAAGGCGCTACCGAATAAAAAGAATCTCGTGAACGCGCTTGTAGAAGCATTCCCGAATGTAAAATCTGTTGTACACAACGTTAATCCAAAACGCACAAACGTTATCTTTGGCGATACTTTCACGACTCTTTGGGGCGAAAATGAGATAACGGACTATATTGGAGACGTCAAATTTGCGATTTCCGCACGTTCGTTTTATCAGGTCAACCCAGTGCAGACGAAGGTGTTATATGATAAAGCGTTAGAATATGCAAATCTGACAGGGAAAGAAACGGTTATTGACGCATACTGTGGCATCGGTACGATCAGTCTTTTCCTCGCACAGCAAGCAAAGCAGGTATATGGCGTGGAGATTGTGCCAGAGGCGATTGAGGATGCCAAGCGCAACGCGAAGCTAAATCATATCGAGAACGCCGACTTCTTTGTCGGCGAAGCGGAAAAAGTCATGCCATGGTGGCAGGCACAGGGCATTCAGCCAGACGTCATCGTGGTCGATCCACCGCGTAAAGGCTGCGAAGAAAGCCTCCTCGACACGATGGTGACGATGAAGCCAGAACGCATCATCTACGTCAGCTGCAACCCAGCTACGCTCGCGCGTGATGTGAAGCATTTAGTGGCAAACGGCTACGAGCTAAAGCAAGTGCAGCCAGTCGACATGTTCCCGCATACCGGGCATGTGGAGTGTGTAGCGTTGGTAAAGTTAAAATAG
- the mgrA gene encoding L-glyceraldehyde 3-phosphate reductase: MPINPYIANDQRYDNMMYNRTGKSGLKLPAISLGLWHNFGGVDSYENGRAMLRKAFDLGITHFDLANNYGPPPGSSEEMFGRILQTDFKPYRDEMIISSKAGYKMWDGPYGEWGSKKNLTASLDQSLKRMNLDYVDIFYSHRFDPDTPLEETMGALDQMVKQGKALYVGVSSYDAEQTKRAVEILHDLGTPMLIHQPNYSMFNRWIENGLQDVLEDKGVGSIAFCPLAQGLLTNKYLNGIPKDSRVSTSGVFLKEDNITDEVVEKIQLLHKIAEKREQTLAQMSLAWVLRDNKVTSALIGASRVSQIEENVKALNNLTFTGDEIAAIEDILKDQ; encoded by the coding sequence ATGCCAATAAACCCTTACATTGCAAACGATCAGCGCTACGATAATATGATGTACAACCGCACCGGTAAGTCAGGCCTTAAGCTACCAGCTATTTCTTTAGGTCTATGGCATAATTTTGGTGGAGTAGATTCTTATGAGAATGGACGGGCAATGCTACGAAAAGCCTTTGACCTTGGAATTACTCATTTTGATCTTGCTAATAACTATGGCCCACCTCCAGGATCTTCAGAAGAAATGTTTGGACGTATTCTTCAAACAGATTTTAAGCCTTATAGGGATGAAATGATCATCTCATCTAAAGCAGGCTATAAGATGTGGGATGGCCCATACGGTGAATGGGGTTCTAAGAAAAACTTAACAGCTAGTCTTGATCAAAGTTTGAAAAGAATGAATCTTGACTATGTTGATATATTTTATTCTCACCGTTTTGACCCTGACACACCTTTAGAAGAAACGATGGGTGCACTTGATCAAATGGTTAAACAAGGAAAAGCACTTTACGTTGGAGTCTCCAGCTATGATGCAGAACAAACGAAAAGAGCTGTGGAAATTTTACATGACCTGGGTACACCAATGCTAATTCATCAGCCAAATTATTCAATGTTTAATCGTTGGATCGAAAATGGGTTACAAGATGTTCTTGAGGATAAAGGGGTAGGATCTATTGCTTTTTGCCCACTTGCCCAAGGCTTACTTACGAATAAATATTTGAATGGAATTCCAAAGGATTCGCGTGTATCAACTTCAGGTGTTTTTCTAAAAGAAGATAATATTACGGATGAAGTCGTTGAAAAAATTCAGTTGTTGCATAAAATTGCTGAAAAGAGAGAGCAAACGCTAGCACAAATGTCTTTAGCATGGGTATTAAGAGACAATAAAGTCACCTCTGCATTAATTGGGGCAAGTCGTGTGAGCCAAATTGAGGAAAATGTTAAAGCTCTCAATAACCTGACATTTACAGGTGATGAAATTGCAGCGATTGAAGACATTCTTAAAGACCAGTGA
- the deoC gene encoding deoxyribose-phosphate aldolase, which translates to MAIAQMIDHTQLKAETSVEQIEKLCNEAKEFQFASVCVNPTHVKLAAERLQGSGVDVCTVIGFPLGANTPEVKAFETTNAIENGATEVDMVLNIGALKDGNLELVERDMRAVQEAAQGKALTKVILETCLLTDQEKVTACEIAVKVGLDFVKTSTGFSFGAATVEDVKLMRETVGDQAGVKASGGVRSLADAQAMIEAGATRIGASAGVQIVQGETSTDSY; encoded by the coding sequence ATGGCAATTGCACAAATGATCGACCACACACAGTTAAAAGCAGAAACATCGGTAGAACAAATCGAAAAGCTTTGTAACGAAGCGAAAGAATTCCAGTTTGCATCGGTATGTGTAAATCCAACACATGTGAAGCTTGCAGCTGAACGCCTTCAAGGAAGTGGCGTAGACGTTTGTACGGTAATCGGCTTCCCACTCGGAGCTAACACTCCAGAAGTGAAAGCATTCGAAACAACAAATGCGATCGAAAACGGTGCTACAGAAGTAGATATGGTTTTAAATATTGGTGCACTAAAGGACGGTAACCTAGAGCTAGTCGAGCGCGATATGCGCGCTGTTCAAGAAGCTGCTCAAGGCAAAGCGTTAACAAAGGTTATTTTAGAAACTTGTCTATTAACAGATCAGGAAAAAGTAACGGCTTGTGAAATTGCTGTAAAAGTAGGTCTAGACTTCGTAAAGACTTCTACAGGATTTTCGTTCGGCGCAGCAACGGTTGAAGATGTCAAGCTCATGCGCGAAACAGTTGGCGACCAAGCTGGCGTGAAAGCATCAGGCGGCGTACGTAGCCTAGCTGACGCACAAGCAATGATCGAAGCAGGCGCAACACGTATCGGCGCAAGCGCAGGCGTACAAATCGTCCAAGGCGAAACATCAACAGACAGCTATTAA